In a genomic window of Littorina saxatilis isolate snail1 linkage group LG6, US_GU_Lsax_2.0, whole genome shotgun sequence:
- the LOC138968375 gene encoding perlucin-like protein yields the protein MYYLQTHCEALQGYLVEISSSSENMFVANLLTPATHPRMVTRERRPYCQHSEYFARSAWIGLSDRDNESQFKWSSSGQEATYTSWITSPRQPDIARSDFEDCVEIYQGADRRWGCQWNDKKCQCFRAFVCEREQTDDTDLGETRVS from the exons ATGTATTATTTGCAGACCCACTGCGAGGCTTTGCAAGGTTACCTCGTGGAAATCTCCAGTTCCAGTGAGAACATGTTTGTGGCAAACCTGTTGACCCCTG CGACACACCCAAGGATGGTCACCCGTGAGAGACGCCCTTACTGCCAGCATTCCGAGTACTTCGCGCGCAGTGCATGGATCGGGCTGAGCGACCGGGACAACGAGTCCCAGTTCAAGTGGTCAAGCTCCGGTCAAGAAGCGACCTACACCAGCTGGATCACCTCACCCAGACAGCCGGACATCGCGAGGTCGGACTTCGAAGACTGCGTGGAGATCTACCAGGGGGCGGACAGGAGGTGGGGGTGTCAGTGGAACGATAAGAAGTGCCAGTGCTTCAGGGCATTCGTTTGTGAAA GAGAACAAACGGACGACACTGATTTGGGAGAAACGCGTGTGAGCTAA
- the LOC138968374 gene encoding snaclec coagulation factor IX-binding protein subunit A-like — protein sequence MWTKVALVCLVMLAVGTNVESTRIHEKPTQDPNCPDGWRSYDGHCYIVPSMLGNWEEAKTHCEALQGYLVEISSSSENMFVANLLTPATHPRMVTRERRPYCQHSEYFARSAWIGLSDRDNESQFKWSSSGQEATYTSWITSPRQPDIARSDFEDCVEIYQGADRRWGCQWNDKKCQCFRAFVCEREQTDDTDLGETRVS from the exons ATGTGGACCAAAGTCGCTTTAGTTTGTCTTGTGATGCTTGCGGTCGGCACCAAC gtcGAGAGCACACGGATTCACGAAAAACCCACGCAAG ATCCCAACTGTCCGGATGGCTGGCGCTCGTATGATGGTCATTGCTACATCGTGCCGAGCATGCTGGGAAACTGGGAGGAGGCAAAG ACCCACTGCGAGGCTTTGCAAGGTTACCTCGTGGAAATCTCCAGTTCCAGTGAGAACATGTTTGTGGCAAACCTGTTGACCCCTG CGACACACCCAAGGATGGTCACCCGTGAGAGACGCCCTTACTGCCAGCATTCCGAGTACTTCGCGCGCAGTGCATGGATCGGGCTGAGCGACCGGGACAACGAGTCCCAGTTCAAGTGGTCAAGCTCCGGTCAAGAAGCGACCTACACCAGCTGGATCACCTCACCCAGACAGCCGGACATCGCGAGGTCGGACTTCGAAGACTGCGTGGAGATCTACCAGGGGGCGGACAGGAGGTGGGGGTGTCAGTGGAACGATAAGAAGTGCCAGTGCTTCAGGGCATTCGTTTGTGAAA GAGAACAAACGGACGACACTGATTTGGGAGAAACGCGTGTGAGCTAA